A genomic window from Myxococcales bacterium includes:
- a CDS encoding ABC transporter permease, producing MKRPGLLCRLGKRLLERERYVGVMILDEWKFLFRIGRLVLVILLGLPLFYPPVISWLYKKNQAEQRPVVLVDEDNSALSRRMSVYLSATQNMKVLGRLDSLERGRKMLIGRQAEALIQIPADFSTRFKKREQTDVTLWIEAGNMYAYSVAYPAVFGAVGALNEELGRRYFFSQGVPSALARQRTSPIQQDIRYLFHPTTGYGNFFVPGVFLVVMQQLLLIAMAFSVGMRRELNQFDYRASRPFAYLEGKYWAQMAFYLYATALMLLVIAPLSGWTLKSVGLSFLVFVIFQLTMMPVSVAVAHFCRDRYVAFQLLMFVSTPLFMMSGFAWPYNQMLPYIKVIAALFPVTPALQAMRITMAKSDRLIDILPYFGWMAAQFVVYFAGAYFMIRRWPVHDDDAVE from the coding sequence ATGAAGCGGCCGGGCCTGCTCTGTCGGTTGGGGAAGCGCCTGCTCGAGCGCGAGCGTTACGTCGGCGTGATGATCCTCGACGAATGGAAATTCCTGTTCCGGATCGGCCGCCTGGTATTGGTGATTCTGTTGGGACTGCCGCTGTTCTATCCGCCGGTCATTTCCTGGCTGTACAAAAAAAACCAGGCCGAACAGCGGCCGGTAGTGCTGGTCGACGAGGACAACTCGGCCTTGTCGCGGCGGATGTCGGTTTATCTTTCGGCCACCCAGAACATGAAGGTGCTGGGCCGCCTGGATTCGCTGGAACGGGGCCGGAAGATGCTGATCGGGCGGCAGGCGGAGGCGTTGATCCAGATTCCGGCGGATTTTTCGACCCGCTTCAAGAAACGGGAGCAGACCGACGTCACGCTGTGGATCGAGGCCGGTAACATGTACGCCTATTCGGTGGCCTATCCGGCGGTGTTCGGCGCGGTGGGCGCCCTGAACGAGGAACTTGGGCGGCGGTACTTCTTTTCGCAAGGCGTGCCCAGCGCGCTGGCCAGGCAGCGCACCTCGCCGATCCAGCAGGACATCCGCTACCTGTTCCACCCGACGACCGGTTACGGCAATTTCTTCGTCCCCGGCGTGTTCCTGGTCGTCATGCAGCAATTGCTGCTGATCGCCATGGCGTTTTCGGTCGGGATGCGCCGCGAACTGAACCAGTTCGATTACCGGGCGTCGCGGCCCTTCGCCTACCTCGAGGGCAAATACTGGGCGCAGATGGCCTTTTATCTGTACGCGACGGCGCTGATGCTGCTGGTGATCGCGCCGCTTTCCGGCTGGACCCTGAAAAGCGTCGGCCTGTCGTTCCTGGTGTTCGTGATCTTCCAGTTGACGATGATGCCGGTGAGCGTGGCGGTGGCCCACTTCTGCCGCGACCGCTACGTCGCCTTCCAACTGCTGATGTTCGTCTCGACGCCGCTGTTCATGATGTCGGGCTTCGCCTGGCCCTATAACCAGATGCTGCCCTACATCAAGGTCATCGCCGCGCTGTTCCCCGTGACCCCGGCCCTGCAGGCGATGCGCATCACCATGGCCAAGAGCGACCGCCTGATCGACATTTTGCCCTACTTCGGCTGGATGGCCGCGCAGTTCGTCGTCTATTTCGCCGGCGCCTACTTCATGATCCGCCGTTGGCCGGTGCACGACGACGACGCGGTGGAGTGA
- a CDS encoding ABC transporter permease, with amino-acid sequence MLLKYFIPRVSWPLFRRGLRDQLHRLATRRRYQLMIFLLLVMSWLAMEVYHTMVVQGLPLAIVDHDNSKISRTVKEYILANREVRLVDVSFRTLAEAEGMLVSGELAGVVYIPADFSADIKKGRKGTVVVSVDMSNILIGKNLYKAVARTLTTVSVGIQMTVVKKMGEQKNQAMARVLPIAVNEFSNFNPGANYGIYLIPGLLFFFLHVFILILCVTLYLPPFRPATDAELAGGLAANFLVSLVVGLLFFYVFLPYENLPPESPFYVVLVNLAVFLLLDIMLAAGMNQLIPLPMMAFEATIVMGMLSLMICGVTWPADTMPPLIALLGKIIPFTPFMVGSRMYMHYPIGLGEMGVVFRQFAGQAVFYAVVIAICVAVRRAVRRARAKG; translated from the coding sequence ATGCTCCTGAAGTACTTCATTCCGCGCGTGTCCTGGCCGCTCTTCCGGCGCGGACTGCGCGACCAACTGCACCGCCTGGCGACCCGGCGCCGCTACCAGCTCATGATCTTTCTGCTGCTGGTCATGTCGTGGCTGGCGATGGAGGTCTACCACACGATGGTGGTCCAGGGCCTGCCGCTGGCGATCGTCGATCACGACAACTCGAAAATCAGCCGCACGGTGAAGGAATACATCCTGGCCAACCGCGAGGTGCGGCTGGTCGACGTGTCGTTCCGGACCCTGGCCGAGGCCGAAGGCATGCTGGTGAGCGGCGAACTGGCCGGCGTGGTGTACATTCCCGCGGACTTTTCGGCCGACATCAAAAAAGGCCGCAAGGGCACGGTCGTGGTCAGCGTCGACATGAGCAACATCCTGATCGGCAAGAACCTCTACAAGGCGGTGGCGCGGACGCTGACGACGGTTTCGGTGGGCATTCAAATGACGGTCGTCAAAAAGATGGGCGAGCAGAAAAACCAGGCCATGGCCCGCGTGCTGCCCATCGCCGTCAACGAGTTTTCCAACTTCAATCCGGGCGCCAATTACGGCATTTACCTGATCCCCGGCCTGCTCTTCTTTTTCCTGCACGTCTTCATCCTGATTTTGTGCGTGACGTTGTACCTGCCGCCGTTCCGCCCGGCGACCGACGCGGAACTGGCCGGCGGCCTGGCGGCCAATTTTCTCGTGTCGCTGGTGGTTGGCCTGCTCTTCTTTTACGTTTTTCTGCCCTACGAAAATCTGCCGCCGGAAAGCCCTTTTTACGTGGTCCTGGTCAACCTCGCGGTCTTTCTGTTGCTCGACATCATGCTCGCGGCCGGGATGAATCAACTGATCCCCCTGCCGATGATGGCCTTCGAGGCGACCATCGTCATGGGCATGTTGTCGTTGATGATCTGCGGCGTGACCTGGCCGGCCGACACCATGCCGCCGCTGATTGCCCTGTTGGGGAAAATCATTCCCTTTACGCCCTTCATGGTCGGCAGCCGCATGTACATGCATTATCCGATCGGTTTGGGCGAGATGGGCGTGGTTTTCCGGCAATTCGCGGGCCAGGCGGTCTTTTACGCGGTGGTGATCGCGATTTGCGTGGCCGTGCGGCGCGCCGTGCGGCGGGCGAGGGCGAAGGGATGA
- a CDS encoding HlyD family efflux transporter periplasmic adaptor subunit — MKSVGWFLAVLVILGLAAGCGGGKKTVLIGLVDATEIDVASKIPGRVEDLKVTEGDQVKEGQELATISRETIAAKLDQVNAVIDAAKAQFKMANKGAREEQKRAAARQLDMARAQMDVMKKMYDRLTVLLEKKAIPKAQFDEIDAKYQAAVAQYEMARAQNDAVQKGARDEEKEALGALVRQAEGVRTEVESYDKESIQVAPLDGEVSKIVLHKGELAATGFPILTIVDLKDMWITFSVREDLLKKIQKGQKIAVEVPALGQKVELEIFHLAPLADFATWRATQERNSFDLKSFEVRARPVTAIAGLRPGMTVRWTVE; from the coding sequence ATGAAAAGCGTGGGCTGGTTTTTGGCGGTTTTGGTGATCCTGGGATTGGCGGCCGGTTGCGGCGGCGGGAAAAAGACCGTGCTGATCGGACTGGTCGACGCCACCGAGATCGACGTCGCCTCGAAAATCCCGGGACGGGTCGAGGATTTGAAGGTCACCGAGGGCGATCAGGTCAAGGAAGGCCAGGAATTGGCCACGATCTCCCGCGAAACCATCGCCGCGAAACTCGATCAGGTCAACGCGGTGATCGACGCGGCCAAGGCGCAATTCAAGATGGCCAACAAGGGGGCGCGCGAGGAACAGAAGCGCGCCGCCGCCCGGCAGCTCGACATGGCTCGCGCCCAGATGGACGTGATGAAAAAAATGTACGACCGCCTGACCGTCCTGCTGGAAAAGAAAGCCATTCCCAAGGCGCAGTTCGACGAAATCGACGCCAAGTACCAGGCCGCGGTGGCGCAATACGAAATGGCCCGCGCCCAGAACGACGCCGTCCAGAAGGGCGCCCGCGACGAAGAGAAAGAAGCGCTCGGCGCCCTGGTGCGCCAGGCCGAGGGCGTCCGCACCGAGGTCGAATCCTACGACAAGGAATCGATTCAGGTCGCGCCGCTGGACGGCGAGGTCTCCAAGATCGTCCTGCACAAGGGCGAACTGGCCGCCACCGGCTTCCCCATCCTGACCATCGTCGATCTGAAAGATATGTGGATCACCTTCTCGGTGCGCGAGGACCTGCTGAAGAAAATCCAGAAGGGGCAGAAGATCGCCGTGGAAGTGCCGGCGCTGGGCCAGAAAGTGGAACTGGAGATTTTCCACCTGGCGCCCTTGGCGGATTTCGCCACCTGGCGCGCCACGCAGGAACGCAACAGCTTCGATCTGAAGAGCTTCGAGGTGCGGGCCCGGCCGGTGACGGCGATCGCGGGCCTGCGGCCGGGCATGACGGTGCGCTGGACCGTGGAGTAA
- a CDS encoding TetR/AcrR family transcriptional regulator — MAEIRKRDAERSKRLLMKAAELEFAEKGFDAARVDDIARHAGVNKGLIYLYFGKKEDLYLEVLKDNLRQLLQASRSLIRKSDDPYEQTIILLRNFFDFLVENPAFVRLLAWESLQGGQWSRGNLVNLLSEGLSELIRSLERGIELGVFRRDLNARQLVLSVVGLCMTYFQRRLLMAALWTEDLRRPEVRDRVLRHILQPMFEGILAKPSQAPDFTGEIR; from the coding sequence ATGGCGGAAATTCGCAAACGCGACGCGGAACGTTCCAAACGGCTGCTGATGAAGGCGGCGGAGCTGGAGTTCGCCGAAAAGGGATTCGACGCGGCGCGGGTGGACGACATCGCGCGGCACGCGGGCGTCAACAAGGGACTCATCTACCTTTATTTCGGCAAGAAGGAAGACCTGTACCTCGAGGTTTTGAAAGACAATCTGCGACAGTTGTTGCAGGCCAGTCGCAGCCTGATCCGCAAATCCGACGATCCATACGAACAGACGATCATTCTGCTGCGGAATTTTTTCGACTTCCTGGTCGAGAACCCGGCGTTCGTCCGCTTGCTGGCCTGGGAAAGCCTGCAGGGCGGCCAATGGAGCCGGGGCAACCTGGTCAACCTGCTGTCCGAGGGGCTGAGCGAGTTGATCCGTTCGCTTGAGCGGGGGATCGAGCTGGGCGTTTTCCGCCGCGACCTGAACGCGCGGCAGCTGGTGCTGAGCGTCGTCGGGTTGTGCATGACCTATTTTCAACGCCGGTTGCTGATGGCGGCGTTGTGGACCGAGGATCTGCGCCGGCCGGAGGTTCGCGACCGGGTTTTACGGCACATTTTGCAACCCATGTTCGAAGGCATCCTGGCCAAGCCGAGCCAGGCGCCGGACTTTACCGGGGAAATACGATGA
- a CDS encoding TolC family protein, whose product MRIFSCSMALLAIFVAVGIAAAAEPTALDLPQAIKLALQNNYSLKTSEAQVEEAEAQTKSALARFGPIFRAEGQMLQWNEAYDIDVMDFIKLSPDVKLLLDSIVGAIPPIEMRADYTEQFMITAIQPLTPLYSVYQGYQARSAGEQAVKRLGERTRQEVVFQTIEAYYRVLSVQKMEEVARAAVETVTAHVEQAKEFEAQEFIGRAEMLAAEVELANVQEMHIRAQSGLSLARSALAHQLGLPLDSELVLKEDDFIVPTNLPVNVQQAQESALSRRGDLAAVRGKAKALEAVEKLAWWDLTPTVAGIARYQYTQGIILYEETEMFAGLSLQWNFWEWGRKYHDARAAEALAKQARWKAREVESLVQLQAKQKLQELEAAMLRYNIATKAAAQAEENLRIQQLRFQENLSESLKVTDAQTLLTRAQSNLIAARYDVLTNLAALRLAMGNDPGRVPESAAPVASPDPGAGE is encoded by the coding sequence ATGCGAATCTTTTCCTGCTCGATGGCGCTGCTCGCGATTTTTGTCGCCGTGGGAATCGCCGCGGCGGCCGAACCGACGGCGCTGGATCTGCCGCAAGCGATCAAACTGGCGCTGCAAAACAACTACTCGCTGAAAACTTCCGAGGCGCAGGTCGAAGAGGCCGAGGCGCAAACAAAAAGCGCGCTCGCCCGCTTCGGGCCCATCTTTCGCGCCGAAGGCCAGATGCTGCAGTGGAACGAGGCCTACGACATCGACGTGATGGACTTCATCAAGCTGTCGCCGGACGTCAAGCTACTGCTGGATTCGATCGTCGGCGCGATTCCGCCCATCGAGATGCGCGCCGACTATACCGAGCAATTCATGATCACGGCGATTCAGCCGCTCACCCCGCTGTATTCGGTTTATCAGGGCTATCAGGCGCGGTCGGCGGGCGAGCAAGCGGTGAAGCGCCTCGGCGAGCGCACGCGTCAGGAAGTCGTGTTCCAGACGATCGAGGCCTACTACCGGGTGTTGTCGGTGCAGAAGATGGAGGAAGTGGCGCGGGCGGCGGTCGAAACCGTGACGGCGCATGTCGAGCAAGCCAAGGAATTCGAGGCGCAGGAGTTCATCGGCCGCGCGGAAATGCTGGCCGCCGAGGTGGAACTGGCGAACGTCCAAGAGATGCATATCCGGGCGCAATCGGGCCTGTCGCTGGCGCGCTCGGCGCTGGCGCACCAGCTCGGCCTGCCGCTGGATTCCGAATTGGTGTTGAAAGAAGACGACTTCATCGTGCCGACCAATTTACCGGTCAACGTGCAGCAGGCGCAGGAATCGGCGTTGTCGCGGCGCGGCGACCTGGCGGCGGTGCGCGGCAAGGCCAAGGCGCTGGAAGCGGTGGAAAAGCTCGCCTGGTGGGATCTGACCCCGACCGTGGCGGGCATCGCGCGGTATCAATACACCCAGGGCATCATCCTCTACGAGGAAACCGAGATGTTCGCCGGGTTGTCGCTGCAATGGAATTTCTGGGAATGGGGCCGGAAGTACCACGACGCGCGCGCCGCGGAAGCGCTGGCCAAGCAGGCGCGGTGGAAGGCGCGCGAGGTCGAGTCGCTGGTGCAGTTGCAGGCGAAGCAGAAGCTGCAGGAACTCGAAGCGGCGATGCTGCGGTACAACATCGCCACCAAGGCCGCGGCGCAAGCCGAGGAAAATCTGCGGATTCAGCAGTTGCGCTTCCAGGAAAACCTGTCCGAATCGCTCAAGGTCACCGACGCCCAGACCCTGCTGACGCGCGCCCAGAGCAACCTGATCGCCGCCCGGTACGACGTGCTGACCAACCTGGCCGCGCTGCGGCTGGCCATGGGCAATGATCCCGGCCGGGTGCCCGAAAGCGCCGCGCCGGTCGCCTCGCCCGATCCCGGCGCAGGCGAGTAG